The proteins below are encoded in one region of Loxodonta africana isolate mLoxAfr1 chromosome 5, mLoxAfr1.hap2, whole genome shotgun sequence:
- the C5H4orf19 gene encoding uncharacterized protein C4orf19 homolog, whose product MGCRCCKMIQSYLFDPVQMPSPGYVNEISSCKLDEDDIIQLKDKQCSEVLVHKNDLHNEGLKRTESQSRTTSFQELCRPHQGPLPQRDPGGNHCVEKTDDAVNGVGPAAALQPPGNPRSQHSDRGSLASTANDNVHPALPFLEGGGARKQDGVLPASEETQVVQNGGSRAPSKAEIHALGVQDHVLEIPAPDYPQLWGSAVDSVDHEEKDCLFQNHVEDEPRKQIFLPNLNMTCMSRSWDSLNEGVAAEVLSVCFKEEDPAPAEPVVDPGNGREDVHGSNGGRNGEMVDEDAAVAEALAALEAATAGEDIDEVY is encoded by the exons ATGGGGTGCAGGTGCTGTAAAATGATACAAAG CTATCTCTTCGATCCTGTGCAAATGCCCTCCCCTGGCTATGTCAATGAAATAAGCAGCTGCAAGTTAGATGAAGACGACATCattcaattaaaagacaaacagtGCAGTGAAGTCCTGGTGCATAAAAATGATCTTCATAATGAGGGTTTGAAGAGAACTGAGAGCCAAAGCAGAACGACTAGTTTCCAGGAGCTCTGCCGGCCCCACCAAGGACCTCTCCCTCAGAGGGACCCAGGAGGGAACCACTGTGTGGAGAAGACTGATGATGCTGTCAATGGTGTTGGCCCCGCTGCTGCTCTGCAGCCCCCTGGGAATCCCAGGTCCCAGCACAGTGACAGGGGCTCCTTGGCCAGTACTGCAAACGACAACGTTCACCCAGCTCTTCCATTCCTTGAAGGAGGGGGTGCCAGGAAACAGGATGGTGTGCTGCCAGCTTCAGAAGAGACCCAAGTCGTCCAAAATGGAGGCTCCAGAGCTCCTTCCAAGGCAGAAATTCATGCCTTGGGCGTACAAGACCATGTCTTAGAGATACCAGCTCCAGATTACCCTCAGCTTTGGGGCTCAGCGGTAGACAGTGTTGATCATGAGgaaaaggactgtcttttccaGAATCATGTTGAGGATGAGCCCCGGAAGCAAATTTTCCTTCCTAACTTGAATATGACCTGCATGTCGAGAAGCTGGGATTCATTAAATGAGGGCGTGGCAGCAGAAGTTTTAAGTGTCTGCTTTAAAGAGGAGGATCCTGCTCCTGCAGAGCCTGTGGTCGATCCAGGAAATGGGCGGGAGGATGTCCATGGTTCCAACGGAGGCAGGAACGGAGAGATGGTGGATGAGGACGCAGCGGTGGCAGAAGCCCTCGCGGCTTTAGAAGCTGCTACTGCAGGAGAAGATATCGATGAGGTATATTAG